A single region of the Prochlorococcus marinus str. MIT 0917 genome encodes:
- a CDS encoding DUF3038 domain-containing protein encodes MNKSNLISKQNEYLNNVSKYQETSSEKKFINCVVANDSNRKLDFLILVIETLQINASDSLLFKAKDIGLSAEFYNRVEFWKIRCSNPLRNTHTFTSLSSDQIDSLVYLISAMAENLYPLIRQLLSSKESKSLNQERWSLFTTRLKSLISERMNNQRSYIVSLLRDDNNNFFRELLVILSLSCGEGGANRLKASLYHQL; translated from the coding sequence ATGAATAAATCCAATTTAATCTCTAAGCAAAATGAATACCTCAATAATGTCTCAAAATATCAAGAAACTAGTTCTGAAAAAAAATTTATAAATTGTGTAGTAGCTAACGATAGCAATAGGAAACTTGATTTTTTGATTTTAGTTATTGAGACTCTTCAAATTAATGCATCTGATTCCTTATTATTCAAGGCCAAGGATATTGGATTGTCAGCTGAATTCTATAATAGAGTTGAATTTTGGAAAATTAGATGTTCAAACCCATTGAGAAATACTCATACATTTACATCTCTTTCTTCAGATCAGATTGATTCACTTGTTTACCTTATTTCTGCGATGGCAGAAAATCTCTATCCACTCATTAGGCAACTACTTTCATCAAAAGAATCTAAGTCGCTAAATCAAGAAAGATGGTCTTTATTTACTACTCGTCTAAAGTCACTTATAAGTGAGAGGATGAATAATCAACGTAGTTATATAGTTTCTTTATTAAGGGATGATAACAATAATTTTTTTAGAGAGTTACTAGTCATACTTTCACTATCCTGTGGAGAAGGTGGAGCTAATCGATTAAAAGCGTCTTTATATCATCAATTATAG
- a CDS encoding adenine phosphoribosyltransferase, with the protein MENFKKYINEISDFPKEGISFKDINPIYKEPKIWNELMLPLQKLVSTIKPDYIAGIESRGFIPATALAFKLEVGFIPIRKPNKLPGKVIGTNYKLEYGEDRLEIQQDSIEKDSKIIVIDDLLATGGTACAAGKLIREAGGKLIGYIFLVELTELHGRIKLDSELLIESLIKY; encoded by the coding sequence ATGGAAAACTTTAAAAAATATATAAATGAAATAAGTGATTTTCCAAAAGAAGGAATCTCCTTTAAAGACATAAACCCAATATATAAAGAGCCCAAGATATGGAATGAATTAATGCTTCCTCTACAAAAGCTTGTATCAACCATAAAACCCGATTATATAGCTGGTATAGAATCTAGAGGATTTATTCCTGCAACAGCCTTAGCTTTTAAGCTTGAGGTTGGTTTCATTCCTATTAGAAAACCCAATAAATTGCCAGGAAAAGTAATAGGTACAAATTATAAGCTTGAGTATGGTGAAGACAGATTAGAGATCCAGCAGGATTCAATTGAAAAAGATAGTAAAATTATAGTAATTGATGATTTGCTTGCGACAGGTGGCACTGCATGTGCAGCAGGCAAGTTGATAAGAGAAGCTGGAGGTAAATTAATTGGATATATATTTCTTGTGGAGCTTACTGAACTTCACGGGAGAATAAAATTAGATTCTGAATTATTAATAGAAAGTCTTATAAAGTATTAA
- a CDS encoding DUF2949 domain-containing protein, translating into MINTSNAINPPSHELCTFIIENLGISKNAVQLGVKRSILENSPLPIVMWSYGLITLSQLKIIILWLKDN; encoded by the coding sequence ATGATAAATACAAGTAATGCTATTAATCCACCTTCACATGAACTCTGCACTTTTATCATTGAAAATCTTGGAATAAGTAAGAATGCAGTACAATTAGGAGTCAAAAGATCAATTTTGGAAAATTCACCTCTACCAATTGTTATGTGGAGTTATGGTCTGATTACACTTTCGCAACTAAAGATAATAATTCTATGGTTAAAAGATAATTAA
- a CDS encoding FAD-dependent monooxygenase, with protein sequence MNIAIIGSGLTGSLAAISLAKTGCTVDLYERLSNEELINRDRTYAITHSSRKILENIGIWSDLVSNLIPFQYLNVIDSELNKTVQFLVKDLNNSQQKYLAIGWIAEHRKIMLSILEFITDINNINKIPTSVIPNTNNYDLIVVADGSNSLTKKKLKTPSFNFKYDQICITAKVLLRGVKSNEAFEILNSEGPFAVLPLGGDLFQIVCSQSVIKGTYNMNLSKSLFLDYLSTILPSGIEPDTIVDEPNSFPIKFVFNYSFFSGKYIYLGETAHKFHPVGGQGLNLCWRDVDCLANIISKPFFKHNFTFIPLLYSFSRFFDVLTISVLTDSLVRYSRSDFNVFVLPRRFIFYILKKSSVIRRVIINVLTNGV encoded by the coding sequence ATGAATATAGCAATTATTGGTTCAGGATTAACTGGATCATTGGCAGCAATATCATTAGCAAAGACTGGCTGTACAGTTGATCTTTATGAAAGATTATCTAACGAAGAACTTATAAATAGAGATAGAACATATGCTATAACTCATTCATCAAGAAAGATATTAGAAAATATCGGTATATGGTCTGATTTAGTGTCAAACTTAATCCCATTTCAATATCTAAATGTTATAGATTCTGAATTAAATAAAACAGTTCAGTTTCTTGTTAAAGATTTAAATAATTCTCAACAAAAATATCTAGCTATAGGATGGATTGCAGAACATAGGAAGATAATGTTATCAATATTAGAATTTATAACTGATATTAATAATATTAATAAAATTCCTACATCTGTTATACCGAATACCAACAACTATGATCTAATTGTTGTAGCTGATGGTTCAAATTCACTCACAAAAAAGAAGCTTAAAACACCTTCATTTAATTTTAAGTATGACCAAATTTGTATAACCGCTAAGGTACTATTAAGAGGAGTTAAATCTAACGAAGCATTTGAAATATTGAATTCTGAGGGCCCATTTGCTGTTTTACCTCTAGGTGGCGATTTGTTTCAAATTGTATGCAGTCAGTCTGTAATCAAAGGTACTTATAATATGAACTTATCCAAGTCATTATTTTTAGATTATTTATCAACAATACTTCCATCTGGTATTGAGCCAGATACTATTGTAGATGAACCAAATTCGTTTCCAATAAAGTTTGTATTTAACTATTCATTTTTTTCAGGTAAATATATTTATTTAGGTGAAACTGCTCATAAATTTCATCCTGTAGGAGGGCAAGGGCTCAACCTATGCTGGAGAGATGTTGATTGCCTGGCAAATATAATATCCAAGCCATTTTTTAAACATAATTTTACTTTTATTCCTCTTCTTTATTCATTTTCTAGATTTTTTGATGTTCTAACAATTTCTGTTTTGACAGATAGTTTAGTAAGATATTCAAGAAGTGATTTTAATGTTTTTGTGTTACCAAGAAGATTTATATTCTATATTTTAAAAAAATCATCTGTTATCAGAAGAGTTATTATAAACGTTTTGACTAATGGAGTATAG